In Bryobacteraceae bacterium, the following proteins share a genomic window:
- a CDS encoding sigma-70 family RNA polymerase sigma factor — MERDFGEIVREHQSMVYSIALRFVRNPEAAEEMAQEVFLHLYRNLANIESDIHLTQWLRRVAVHRAIDETRRRKVRPRVGLEDAPEPSSPAEESDPLLSGILDRLVRSLPERSRAIVVMRYQEDLDPTEIARTLNMPVGTVKSHLHRTLGLLREKLAGTGRGAIKAGKSSSPQLRCASEDLGGAMKGVCE, encoded by the coding sequence ATGGAGCGCGATTTCGGCGAGATCGTCAGAGAGCACCAGTCAATGGTGTACAGCATCGCGTTGCGGTTTGTCCGGAATCCGGAAGCGGCCGAAGAAATGGCCCAGGAGGTGTTTCTGCACCTCTACCGGAACCTGGCTAACATCGAAAGCGATATACACCTGACGCAGTGGCTGCGGCGCGTGGCGGTGCACCGGGCGATCGACGAAACCCGGCGCAGGAAGGTGCGTCCGCGAGTGGGCCTGGAAGACGCGCCGGAACCCTCGAGCCCGGCCGAAGAGAGCGACCCCCTGCTATCGGGGATTCTGGACCGGCTGGTGAGGTCCCTGCCGGAACGGTCCCGGGCCATCGTCGTGATGCGGTACCAGGAGGACCTGGACCCCACCGAGATCGCCAGAACGCTCAACATGCCGGTGGGCACGGTGAAGAGCCACCTCCACCGGACTCTCGGCCTGCTCCGGGAGAAGCTGGCCGGCACGGGGCGGGGCGCCATCAAGGCAGGTAAGAGTTCATCGCCCCAGCTCCGTTGTGCCAGCGAAGACCTGGGAGGCGCGATGAAAGGAGTTTGCGAGTGA
- a CDS encoding FAD-dependent oxidoreductase has translation MENQRNEPNAVVLGGSLAGLLAARVLSRHCAKVTLIERDRYPSQPAPRNGVPQARHVHVILLRGLRILESLFPGFAAEVESMGGLMLDSADDFHWLTPGGLSPRFRSRVPFAAISRPAIDWIVQRRVRSLANVEIVESTDVTGLVRSGGRGVDGVTIRRRGGSGAECIAASLIVDASGRGSHTPEWLAGMGLEIPKATAVDGHFGYASRLYRRMPSQHAAWRAAYSQAAPPHVNRLGLAFPIEGDRWMVTLGGGGADYPPVREDHFMDFARSLPNPEIYNLIRTALPLGPIHGARSQGNRWVHYERVRMPEGLAVMGDAVCSFNPVYGQGMTMAGIGAELLEACCARGSFAGFQKSLAKAAEPAWTLATSEDYRYPGVTGDPAGAAAKLMHRYLDRVIARSCADPEVRRTLLEVFHMVRRPESLFRPSMFWKAARQRVPGTAAAAAAAAAQPELEAWAATRIGW, from the coding sequence ATGGAAAATCAAAGGAACGAACCGAACGCTGTCGTCCTGGGGGGCAGCCTCGCCGGCCTGCTGGCGGCCCGGGTGCTATCGCGGCACTGCGCGAAAGTCACGCTCATCGAGCGCGACCGTTACCCGTCCCAACCCGCGCCCCGCAATGGCGTTCCGCAGGCGCGCCACGTCCACGTGATCCTGCTCCGGGGCCTGCGCATCCTCGAAAGCCTGTTTCCCGGGTTCGCCGCCGAGGTCGAATCGATGGGCGGGCTCATGCTCGATTCCGCCGACGACTTCCATTGGCTGACCCCCGGCGGTCTTTCGCCCCGGTTCCGCAGCCGGGTCCCGTTCGCCGCCATCAGCCGGCCGGCCATTGACTGGATCGTTCAGCGGCGCGTCCGGTCCCTCGCGAATGTCGAGATCGTCGAATCGACGGACGTCACCGGGCTGGTGCGCTCAGGGGGCAGGGGCGTTGACGGCGTGACGATTCGCCGGCGCGGCGGATCCGGAGCCGAGTGCATCGCTGCTTCCCTGATCGTCGACGCTTCGGGCCGCGGGTCGCACACGCCGGAGTGGCTCGCCGGCATGGGGCTCGAGATTCCCAAGGCCACAGCCGTCGACGGGCATTTCGGCTACGCGAGCCGCCTCTATCGCCGGATGCCGTCACAGCACGCGGCATGGCGCGCCGCCTACTCGCAAGCCGCTCCGCCGCATGTCAACCGGCTGGGGCTGGCGTTTCCGATCGAGGGCGACCGATGGATGGTGACGCTCGGCGGCGGCGGCGCCGACTACCCGCCTGTCCGCGAGGATCATTTCATGGACTTCGCGCGTTCCCTGCCGAACCCCGAGATCTACAATCTGATCCGGACCGCGCTGCCGCTGGGGCCGATCCACGGGGCGCGTTCCCAGGGCAATCGTTGGGTCCACTACGAGCGTGTGCGGATGCCCGAAGGGCTGGCGGTGATGGGAGACGCGGTGTGCTCGTTCAATCCGGTGTACGGGCAGGGCATGACCATGGCCGGCATCGGCGCGGAGTTGCTCGAAGCCTGTTGCGCGCGGGGCTCGTTCGCCGGGTTTCAAAAGTCGCTGGCGAAAGCGGCGGAGCCCGCCTGGACGCTCGCCACCAGCGAGGACTATCGCTATCCCGGCGTCACCGGCGACCCGGCCGGTGCGGCGGCGAAGCTCATGCACCGCTACCTGGATCGTGTCATCGCGCGCTCATGCGCAGACCCGGAAGTGCGGCGGACGCTGCTCGAGGTATTCCACATGGTCCGCCGGCCGGAGTCGCTGTTCCGGCCGTCGATGTTCTGGAAAGCAGCAAGACAGCGGGTTCCGGGGACTGCTGCCGCGGCCGCGGCAGCGGCCGCGCAGCCCGAGCTGGAGGCGTGGGCAGCAACGCGGATCGGGTGGTGA
- a CDS encoding DUF4340 domain-containing protein has translation MHFRGLLAAAAVLGLLSIGVWFSNKAEKEKEGKPAPDAPPKIVEIPSDSVSKVEIAKGGATTVLERGADGKWSLKAPKEFRADQEAVTTLVNTFNSLASDRLVDEKGNPADFGLVNPSMTVTVGKKEGPPVKLLFGDETPTGGGVFAKLDGDPRIFIIASYNRSSIDKGFADLQDRRLVTFDGDKVTRIEMTLKGKTVEFGKNAQNEWQIVKPKPMRADGAAVDDLVRRLKEAKMDAPAGLGDEAAGEAAKTAREFASAAAVATARVTDAAGTHTLEVRKAKDATYYAKGTAVDGAHKITADLGDGVSKSLDDFRQKKLFDFGWNDLSKVEVKDNGAVRAFAKDKDNWKEGAKELDSTSVQSLIDKMRDLSAASFPDAGGGSPVFEASAAWSDGKRSEKVIVSQAGDNFFAVREGEPAVYRIDKQAFEDLRNAAKDVKAPAPPAKDEKKK, from the coding sequence ATGCACTTTCGTGGACTTCTGGCCGCCGCCGCGGTCTTGGGATTGCTCTCCATCGGCGTCTGGTTTTCGAACAAGGCGGAGAAAGAAAAGGAAGGCAAACCCGCCCCCGATGCGCCTCCGAAAATCGTCGAAATCCCCTCGGACTCAGTCAGTAAGGTGGAGATCGCCAAGGGCGGCGCCACTACCGTCCTCGAGCGCGGGGCCGACGGCAAGTGGTCCCTGAAGGCGCCCAAGGAATTCCGCGCGGATCAGGAAGCCGTCACCACGCTGGTGAACACGTTCAACTCGCTCGCCTCAGACCGGCTCGTGGATGAGAAGGGCAACCCGGCTGATTTCGGCCTCGTGAACCCGTCCATGACCGTGACCGTGGGTAAGAAGGAGGGCCCGCCGGTGAAGCTGCTCTTCGGCGACGAAACGCCCACCGGCGGCGGCGTGTTCGCCAAGCTCGACGGCGATCCGCGCATATTCATCATCGCCAGCTACAACCGCTCCAGCATCGACAAGGGCTTCGCCGATCTCCAGGACCGGCGCCTCGTCACCTTCGACGGCGACAAAGTCACGCGGATCGAGATGACGCTCAAAGGCAAGACCGTCGAGTTTGGGAAGAACGCGCAGAACGAGTGGCAGATCGTGAAGCCGAAGCCGATGCGCGCCGACGGCGCCGCCGTCGACGACCTGGTGCGCCGCCTGAAAGAAGCGAAGATGGACGCGCCGGCCGGGCTCGGCGATGAAGCAGCCGGGGAAGCCGCGAAGACCGCTCGTGAGTTCGCCTCCGCCGCGGCCGTGGCCACCGCGCGCGTCACCGACGCGGCCGGCACGCACACGCTCGAAGTGCGGAAGGCGAAGGACGCCACCTACTACGCGAAGGGTACGGCCGTGGACGGCGCGCACAAGATCACCGCCGATCTAGGCGACGGCGTCAGCAAGTCTCTCGACGACTTCCGCCAGAAGAAGCTCTTCGATTTCGGCTGGAACGACCTTTCGAAGGTCGAGGTGAAGGACAACGGCGCAGTGCGTGCGTTCGCCAAGGACAAGGACAACTGGAAGGAGGGAGCTAAGGAACTCGATTCCACCAGCGTGCAATCACTCATCGACAAGATGCGCGATCTTTCCGCCGCCTCCTTCCCGGATGCCGGCGGCGGGAGCCCGGTGTTCGAAGCGTCGGCCGCGTGGAGCGACGGGAAGCGATCCGAGAAAGTAATCGTCTCGCAAGCAGGCGATAACTTCTTCGCCGTTCGCGAGGGCGAGCCTGCCGTCTATCGGATCGACAAGCAGGCGTTCGAGGATCTGCGCAACGCGGCCAAGGACGTGAAGGCTCCCGCGCCTCCGGCCAAGGACGAGAAGAAGAAGTAG
- a CDS encoding ABC transporter permease gives MKNIWTICRKELKSYFVSPIAYGLLAFFALISGYIFYAATAFFVQRGLESQMMGRGMPMDVNEWVIRPLLMNVSVFGLFMIPMITMRVFAEEKRSGTMELLATSPVTDLEIILGKYFAAVIMFACLLGVALLNVAVLFAFGKPDLKPVFVGFLGLLLQGGCLLAIGTFISSLTRNQIVAGVATFAVCLLLWILDWSTAFNTSASGKVLSYLSVVQHYEPFSKGVLDSKDVIFYLSFIFFGLFLTARSMESLRWRA, from the coding sequence ATGAAAAACATCTGGACCATCTGCCGCAAGGAACTGAAAAGTTACTTCGTGTCGCCAATCGCCTACGGCTTGCTGGCGTTCTTCGCCCTGATCTCGGGCTACATCTTCTACGCGGCGACGGCGTTCTTCGTGCAGCGCGGACTCGAATCGCAAATGATGGGTCGCGGAATGCCGATGGACGTCAACGAGTGGGTGATTCGCCCCCTGCTGATGAACGTCAGCGTGTTCGGGCTCTTCATGATTCCGATGATCACGATGCGCGTGTTCGCCGAAGAGAAGCGCTCCGGCACGATGGAGCTGCTGGCCACATCGCCGGTCACCGATCTCGAAATCATCCTCGGAAAGTACTTCGCGGCCGTCATCATGTTCGCCTGCCTGCTCGGCGTGGCGCTGCTCAACGTCGCCGTCCTGTTCGCGTTCGGCAAGCCGGACTTGAAGCCGGTGTTCGTCGGCTTCCTCGGGCTGCTGCTCCAAGGCGGATGCCTGCTCGCCATCGGCACTTTCATCTCCTCGCTCACGCGCAATCAGATCGTGGCCGGAGTGGCGACGTTCGCTGTCTGCCTGCTCCTGTGGATTCTGGACTGGTCGACGGCATTCAACACGTCCGCTTCCGGAAAGGTGCTCTCTTACCTTTCCGTGGTCCAGCACTATGAACCTTTCTCAAAGGGAGTGCTGGATTCGAAAGACGTGATCTTCTATCTCTCATTCATTTTCTTCGGGCTCTTCCTCACGGCGCGGTCCATGGAATCCCTGCGGTGGAGGGCGTAA
- a CDS encoding ATP-binding cassette domain-containing protein, with translation MIKVENLTKRYARTVAVNNVSFEVDKGQIVGFLGPNGAGKTTTMRVLTGFLPPTDGRAEVAGFDVTKDPIEVKRRIGYLPETPPVYPEMEVIEYLQFVGRLKGVASADLNRRAEEVADRCRVGDVKTKLIGKLSKGYRQRVGLAQAIIHNPDVLILDEPTAGLDPKQIIETRGLIKELAGEHTIILSTHILPEVEQTCQRVVIINKGKVVATDTVTNLTTKMRGGENVMVEVTAADGVNPSQVQQRLEQVAGVSRVMARDGAADRMRFEVESLQGRQVRPDLARAIVEAGWNLHELHSHAFSLEEVFLQLTSADAAAAAGGNA, from the coding sequence ATGATCAAAGTGGAAAACCTGACCAAGCGCTACGCGCGCACGGTCGCCGTGAACAACGTATCGTTCGAGGTCGACAAAGGCCAGATCGTCGGGTTCCTCGGTCCGAACGGCGCGGGCAAGACTACCACGATGCGCGTTCTCACCGGTTTCCTTCCGCCTACCGACGGGCGTGCCGAAGTCGCCGGGTTCGATGTCACCAAGGATCCGATCGAAGTGAAACGGCGCATCGGATACCTGCCGGAAACTCCTCCCGTGTACCCGGAAATGGAAGTGATCGAATACCTGCAGTTCGTCGGCCGCTTGAAGGGGGTGGCCTCGGCCGACCTCAATCGCCGCGCCGAGGAAGTGGCTGACCGGTGCCGCGTCGGCGATGTCAAAACCAAGCTCATCGGCAAGCTCTCCAAGGGCTACCGCCAGCGCGTCGGCCTCGCGCAGGCGATCATTCACAACCCCGACGTGCTCATCCTCGACGAGCCCACCGCCGGGCTCGATCCCAAGCAGATCATCGAGACCCGCGGCCTCATCAAGGAATTGGCCGGCGAACATACCATTATTCTTAGTACCCACATCCTGCCCGAAGTGGAGCAGACCTGCCAGCGGGTCGTAATCATTAACAAAGGCAAGGTGGTGGCCACCGACACGGTGACTAACCTGACCACCAAGATGCGCGGCGGTGAAAACGTGATGGTGGAGGTGACCGCCGCCGACGGCGTCAACCCGTCGCAAGTCCAGCAGCGGCTGGAACAGGTTGCCGGCGTAAGCCGGGTGATGGCGCGCGACGGCGCCGCGGATCGCATGCGATTCGAGGTGGAATCCCTCCAGGGAAGGCAAGTTCGGCCGGATCTGGCGCGCGCAATCGTCGAAGCCGGCTGGAACCTGCACGAACTGCATAGCCACGCTTTCAGCCTGGAAGAGGTCTTCCTGCAATTGACGTCGGCGGACGCGGCGGCCGCCGCCGGGGGGAACGCGTAA
- a CDS encoding Gfo/Idh/MocA family oxidoreductase yields MPLNRRDLIARAVAAAPAFIPASAFGANDRISYALVASGGRGRYLNRIFTKMGAACTAVCDVYQPHIDLALKDTPGARTYGDYHELLDKERSIDAVVIASPDHHHFPMLAAALAAKKDVYLEKPLSKSLEQSVQMIETVRKSKQVVQLGMQRRSAPAIHKAKELVDSGILGRITLVKPQWHWNIAAPLDNSPLPGKLDWTRFLGSAPKRALEPMRFRKWRYFWDYAGGNMTDQGTHLMDVVQWFTESGPPLSAVCQGYVAKMEGAEHPDVFSAVFEFPKFMATWTLDYSNSYDNGWSITFMGDRGTMILNDAGYRVWAEPWKSNQTPTHEEQAPVPMETHVQNFFDCLQSRKDPNCTVEIAANAVAGPHLANLAMVQGRKVKLEAGTFRTS; encoded by the coding sequence ATGCCTCTGAACCGCCGCGATCTCATCGCCAGAGCCGTTGCCGCCGCCCCCGCCTTCATACCTGCTTCCGCTTTCGGCGCCAACGATCGGATTTCCTACGCACTCGTCGCTTCCGGCGGCCGCGGCCGCTATCTCAATCGGATCTTCACCAAAATGGGCGCCGCCTGCACCGCCGTGTGCGACGTCTACCAGCCCCATATCGATCTCGCGCTCAAAGATACTCCCGGCGCCCGGACCTACGGCGACTATCACGAACTGCTCGACAAGGAGCGGAGCATCGACGCCGTGGTGATCGCCTCTCCCGACCATCATCACTTCCCGATGCTCGCCGCGGCCCTCGCCGCGAAGAAGGACGTGTATCTCGAGAAGCCCCTTTCGAAGTCTCTCGAGCAAAGCGTCCAAATGATCGAAACCGTCCGCAAGAGCAAGCAGGTGGTGCAGCTCGGCATGCAGCGCCGCAGCGCTCCGGCCATTCACAAAGCCAAGGAACTCGTCGACAGCGGCATTCTCGGACGCATCACGCTGGTGAAGCCGCAATGGCATTGGAACATCGCCGCGCCGCTCGACAACTCGCCGCTGCCCGGCAAGCTCGATTGGACCCGGTTTCTCGGCTCGGCGCCCAAGCGCGCCCTGGAGCCGATGCGCTTCCGCAAGTGGCGCTACTTCTGGGATTACGCCGGCGGCAACATGACCGACCAAGGCACGCACCTGATGGACGTCGTACAGTGGTTCACCGAATCGGGGCCGCCGCTCTCGGCCGTCTGCCAGGGCTACGTCGCGAAGATGGAAGGCGCCGAGCATCCCGATGTCTTCAGCGCGGTGTTCGAGTTCCCGAAGTTCATGGCCACCTGGACGCTCGACTATTCGAACTCCTACGACAACGGCTGGTCCATCACGTTCATGGGCGACCGCGGGACGATGATCCTCAATGACGCGGGCTATCGCGTGTGGGCCGAGCCATGGAAATCCAACCAGACACCGACCCACGAGGAACAAGCGCCGGTTCCGATGGAGACGCACGTCCAGAATTTCTTCGACTGCCTCCAGAGCCGGAAGGACCCCAACTGCACGGTGGAGATTGCAGCCAACGCCGTCGCCGGTCCGCACCTGGCGAACCTGGCGATGGTCCAGGGCCGCAAGGTGAAACTCGAAGCGGGAACGTTCCGCACCTCGTAG
- a CDS encoding DUF4252 domain-containing protein, with protein sequence MSRLKYLLVCASLGVAAAQPIHEMVPFQTLAPKASQSVEVNLDGNLLNMARRFLSDSRPDEAQAKKLLGNVKGIYVRVLEFDKPGEYSKTDVDNIMSKVRGAGWQRVVDVKEKNGENTGVFLKSAGEEIEGIVVVAAEPKELTIVNIVGSIQPEQLRELGGRFGIPEMKFENRGSSKKKDD encoded by the coding sequence ATGAGTAGACTGAAATACTTGCTGGTATGCGCGAGCCTCGGTGTGGCCGCGGCGCAGCCGATCCACGAAATGGTTCCCTTTCAGACGCTGGCGCCGAAGGCGTCGCAATCGGTGGAGGTGAACCTTGACGGCAACCTGCTCAACATGGCGCGAAGGTTCCTTTCGGATTCGCGGCCGGATGAGGCGCAGGCCAAGAAGCTGCTCGGCAACGTGAAAGGCATCTACGTCCGGGTGCTCGAGTTCGACAAGCCGGGCGAGTACTCGAAAACCGACGTCGACAACATCATGAGCAAGGTCCGCGGCGCGGGCTGGCAGCGTGTGGTGGACGTGAAGGAGAAGAACGGCGAGAACACCGGTGTGTTCCTCAAGTCCGCCGGCGAAGAGATCGAAGGGATCGTCGTGGTGGCGGCGGAGCCGAAGGAGCTCACCATCGTCAATATCGTCGGCAGCATCCAGCCGGAGCAGTTGCGCGAGTTGGGCGGGCGGTTCGGGATTCCGGAGATGAAGTTCGAGAACCGCGGATCTTCGAAGAAGAAGGACGATTAG
- a CDS encoding Gfo/Idh/MocA family oxidoreductase, translating to MNRRHFLMSSGAATAAQSVFAQSPSDKVRVAVIGCGGRGNSHMGAWTSMPNVELAALVDVDDSHSERYIGTLQRKGLKPVPTFRDIRKILEDKNIDAVSLATPNHWHTLQTIWACQAGKDVYVEKPCSHNVFESRQIVAAARKYNRIVQQGSQSRSSPALQEAVQKMNAGEFGEIYMARGLCFKFRNTIGKTPVEPVPPGVDYDMWTGPAPVRPFTKNRFHYNWHWFWDTGNGDLGNQGIHEVDIARWGLNVTHPTKVSAIGGKYMFDDDQETPNTLNCAYEFDVAGKKKLMEFEVRHWYSHHEGGIGGEKAGNTIGNTFYGSKGYVVIDGYTKYTSYMGKEGAPGPSASAREHHFENFISAVKSRKREDLNAEIEEGAMSCVLVHLANVSYRVGRTLNWDAKTWSVKGDAEANKLLTRNYRAPYVVPEKV from the coding sequence ATGAATCGACGTCATTTCTTGATGAGTTCCGGGGCCGCCACGGCTGCCCAGTCCGTTTTCGCGCAGAGCCCGAGCGATAAAGTCCGCGTCGCCGTGATCGGATGTGGAGGCCGCGGCAACAGCCATATGGGCGCCTGGACTTCGATGCCGAATGTCGAGCTGGCCGCGCTCGTCGACGTCGACGATTCGCACTCGGAGCGCTACATCGGCACGCTCCAGCGCAAGGGGTTGAAGCCGGTGCCCACCTTCCGCGATATCCGGAAGATTCTCGAAGACAAGAACATCGACGCGGTGTCGCTGGCGACGCCGAACCACTGGCACACGCTCCAGACCATCTGGGCGTGCCAGGCCGGCAAGGACGTCTATGTCGAGAAGCCGTGCTCGCACAACGTGTTTGAGTCGCGCCAGATCGTGGCGGCCGCGCGCAAGTACAACCGCATCGTGCAGCAGGGTAGCCAAAGCCGGTCCTCGCCGGCGCTGCAGGAGGCCGTCCAGAAGATGAACGCCGGCGAGTTCGGCGAGATCTACATGGCGCGTGGACTCTGCTTCAAATTCCGCAACACCATCGGCAAAACGCCGGTTGAGCCGGTGCCGCCCGGCGTCGATTACGACATGTGGACCGGCCCCGCGCCGGTGCGCCCGTTCACCAAGAACCGCTTCCACTACAACTGGCACTGGTTCTGGGACACCGGCAACGGCGATCTCGGCAACCAAGGCATCCATGAAGTGGACATCGCCCGCTGGGGCCTCAACGTCACCCACCCGACCAAGGTCAGCGCCATCGGCGGCAAGTACATGTTCGACGACGACCAGGAGACGCCGAACACGCTCAATTGCGCCTACGAGTTCGATGTCGCCGGGAAGAAGAAGCTGATGGAGTTTGAGGTGCGCCACTGGTACAGTCACCACGAAGGCGGCATCGGCGGCGAAAAGGCCGGCAACACCATCGGCAACACTTTCTACGGCTCCAAGGGCTACGTCGTCATCGACGGGTACACGAAGTACACCAGCTACATGGGCAAGGAAGGCGCGCCGGGACCATCGGCTTCGGCGCGTGAGCATCACTTCGAGAACTTCATTTCGGCCGTGAAGAGCCGCAAGCGCGAGGACCTCAACGCCGAGATCGAAGAAGGCGCGATGTCGTGCGTGCTGGTGCACCTGGCCAACGTCTCGTATCGGGTCGGCCGGACGCTGAACTGGGACGCGAAGACGTGGTCGGTGAAGGGTGACGCGGAAGCGAACAAGTTGCTGACGCGGAACTACCGCGCGCCGTATGTCGTGCCTGAGAAGGTGTGA
- a CDS encoding GldG family protein: MAFSDILKAKQTKFGGYVVLYTAIVLAMLGVLNFLANRHNKSYDATANKRFSLSDQTIKVVSGLKDDVSIQYFDRTSAFAGAGGAKDLLDRYSNLSPKLNIEYIDPEKQPQVARAEGVRTLGTTFVKAMGRKEEAKSVTEEEVTGALIRALKGGQRTLCAVKGLGERDLEGSGGDGYSNLKEYVERNNYKTRSISLIEKAEIPADCTIVMVAGPKRDYPQPAVDAIQKFVEGGGRALIMLDPPFKFAADETDPNDALAKVLTSWGVTPNKDLVLDMSPVGQIFGLGPQMPLATEYGTHAIVREMKGVASALPLTRSLDVKSGDKTSVEKLVSSGNNAVATTQLSAREIDPSKGTKGSFVLAAAGSYNTGKEKSQGRFVVTGTSAFAANSYLRFGGNRDFTMNMMNWLSADEDLISIRPKEPEDRRISLNASQMRMLFLGSIVFLPLLFMLWGVSVWWKRR, translated from the coding sequence ATGGCCTTTTCCGACATCCTGAAAGCGAAACAGACGAAGTTCGGCGGCTACGTCGTACTCTACACGGCGATCGTGCTTGCGATGCTCGGCGTGCTGAACTTCCTGGCCAACCGCCACAACAAAAGCTACGACGCCACGGCCAACAAGCGGTTCAGTCTCTCCGACCAGACCATCAAAGTCGTTTCCGGTTTGAAGGACGACGTCTCCATCCAGTACTTTGACCGCACCTCGGCCTTCGCGGGAGCCGGCGGCGCCAAGGATCTGCTCGATCGCTACAGCAACCTTTCTCCCAAGCTCAATATCGAATACATCGATCCCGAGAAGCAGCCGCAGGTCGCGCGCGCTGAGGGCGTCCGCACCCTCGGCACCACCTTCGTCAAGGCGATGGGCCGCAAGGAAGAAGCCAAGTCCGTCACTGAAGAGGAAGTGACCGGCGCGCTGATTCGCGCGTTGAAAGGCGGCCAACGGACTCTATGCGCGGTGAAGGGCCTCGGCGAGCGTGATCTCGAAGGCTCCGGCGGCGACGGTTATTCGAACCTCAAGGAATACGTCGAGCGGAATAACTACAAGACCCGCTCCATCTCTCTCATCGAGAAGGCGGAAATCCCCGCCGACTGCACCATCGTCATGGTCGCCGGGCCGAAGCGCGACTACCCGCAGCCGGCCGTCGACGCCATCCAGAAATTCGTCGAAGGCGGCGGGCGTGCGCTCATCATGCTCGATCCGCCGTTCAAGTTCGCCGCCGACGAGACCGACCCCAACGACGCCCTCGCGAAGGTTCTCACCAGCTGGGGCGTGACGCCGAACAAGGATCTCGTGCTTGACATGAGCCCCGTCGGCCAGATCTTCGGGCTCGGCCCGCAGATGCCTCTTGCCACCGAATACGGCACCCACGCCATCGTCCGCGAGATGAAAGGCGTGGCGTCGGCGCTGCCGCTCACGCGATCGCTCGACGTGAAGTCCGGCGACAAGACTTCAGTGGAGAAGCTCGTCTCGAGCGGGAACAACGCCGTGGCCACAACTCAATTGAGCGCCCGCGAAATCGACCCATCCAAGGGAACCAAAGGTTCCTTCGTTCTGGCCGCGGCGGGCTCCTACAATACGGGTAAGGAGAAGTCGCAGGGCCGCTTCGTCGTCACCGGAACTTCGGCGTTCGCCGCCAACAGCTATCTTCGCTTCGGCGGCAATCGCGACTTCACGATGAACATGATGAACTGGCTGTCGGCCGACGAGGACCTCATCTCGATCCGCCCGAAGGAGCCCGAAGACCGGCGGATCTCGCTCAACGCCAGCCAGATGCGGATGCTGTTCCTCGGAAGCATCGTCTTCCTGCCGCTTCTGTTCATGCTCTGGGGCGTCAGCGTCTGGTGGAAGAGGAGGTAA
- a CDS encoding DUF1080 domain-containing protein has product MKIAVLLLAAACAQAADTTAWTPLFDGKSLDGWKETQFTGRGNVEVRDGAIHLGRGRMTGVTLTRDFPRSGYEIRFEAARIEGKDFFAGITFPAGDSHCTWTSGGWDGAMVGLSNVDGYDASENETSNARDFEQGRWYRFRLRVTAARIEAWIDDSLVIELELSHHKVSLRFDETDLMTPLGFASYATRGAVRNIEYRRVTEASGP; this is encoded by the coding sequence GTGAAGATCGCCGTCCTCCTGCTGGCCGCCGCGTGCGCCCAGGCCGCCGACACCACGGCGTGGACTCCGCTGTTTGACGGCAAGTCCCTCGACGGCTGGAAAGAGACGCAATTCACCGGCCGAGGCAACGTGGAAGTCCGCGACGGCGCGATCCACCTGGGGCGCGGCCGCATGACCGGCGTCACCCTCACGCGAGATTTCCCCCGCTCCGGTTACGAGATCCGCTTTGAAGCGGCGCGGATCGAGGGCAAGGACTTCTTCGCCGGCATCACATTCCCCGCCGGCGACTCCCACTGCACGTGGACCAGCGGCGGCTGGGACGGCGCCATGGTCGGGCTCTCGAACGTAGACGGTTACGACGCTTCCGAGAATGAAACCTCGAACGCGCGCGACTTCGAACAGGGGCGCTGGTACCGCTTCCGCCTGCGTGTGACGGCAGCCAGGATCGAAGCCTGGATCGACGACTCCCTGGTGATCGAACTGGAGCTCTCGCACCACAAGGTAAGCCTCCGCTTCGACGAAACGGACCTCATGACGCCGCTTGGGTTCGCCTCCTACGCCACCCGTGGCGCTGTGCGGAACATCGAGTACCGGCGGGTGACCGAGGCATCCGGACCGTAA